One window of the Pseudochaenichthys georgianus chromosome 21, fPseGeo1.2, whole genome shotgun sequence genome contains the following:
- the LOC117466356 gene encoding olfactory receptor 4P4-like: protein MNNVSVVTMFTLSGLSGTTNYRVVLFILTLLCYFVIWLVNLTIIVTIIVHKKLHEPMYIFLCNLCINGLYGTAGFYPKFLIDLLSTTHVISYAGCLLQGFVLHSSAAADLSFLVLMAYDRYVAICRPLVYHSFMTKQKVGVFVFFAWLVPFYMLFMSTITTSTSRICGSQIPKIYCVNFLVANLACSASIANIVIPALNYTFYFCHFMLVGWSYIHLIRTCKASKENWSTFMQTCVPHLFCLAVGVVSLLFDLLYMRFGSKGLPQSAQNFMAMQFIIVPPIINPLMYGFKLTQIRQIIKSALCGRGSVVGLKS, encoded by the coding sequence ATGAATAATGTTTCAGTAGTTACTATGTTTACTCTGTCAGGGCTAAGTGGGACGACAAACTACAGAGTTGTTCTTTTTATTCTCACTTTGCTGTGTTACTTTGTGATTTGGCTGGTAAATTTGACCATTATTGTGACCATCATTGTGCACAAAAAGCTTCACGAGCCCATGTATATCTTCCTGTGTAATCTGTGTATAAATGGACTTTATGGGACAGCAGGCTTTTACCCAAAGTTCCTGATTGATCTTCTGTCTACCACTCATGTTATTTCATATGCTGGATGTCTTCTGCAGGGTTTTGTGTTGCACTCTTCAGCTGCTGCAGATTTATCTTTTCTCGTGTTGATGGCCTACGACAGGTATGTGGCTATATGTCGACCTCTGGTGTACCACTCTTTCATGACTAAACAGAAAGTTGGTGTCTTTGTGTTTTTTGCCTGGCTTGTTCCTTTTTACATGTTGTTCATGAGCACAATAACAACATCAACATCAAGGATATGTGGCTCACAAATACCGAAAATCTACTGTGTTAATTTTTTAGTTGCTAATCTAGCTTGCTCTGCCTCCATTGCAAACATTGTTATTCCAGCTTTgaattatacattttatttctgtcATTTCATGTTAGTTGGTTGGTCTTATATACATCTGATCAGAACATGCAAAGCCTCCAAAGAGAACTGGAGTACATTTATGCAGACATGTGTACCACATTTATTCTGTTTAGCAGTGGGtgttgtttctttgctttttgaTTTGTTGTACATGCGATTTGGCTCAAAAGGACTGCCGCAAAGTGCCCAGAATTTTATGGCAATGCAGTTCATCATTGTTCCTCCAATTATCAATCCTCTGATGTATGGTTTCAAATTGACACAAATAAGACAAATAATTAAAAGTGCTCTGTGTGGTAGAGGATCCGTTGTTGGATTAAAGTCATGA